The DNA region CCATTTGAGGAATTAAAAATGAAAATTGAAGAATATATCGCTTATTATAATAACAAGCGTATAAAGAAAAAATTGGCAGGCATGAGTCCGGTTCAATACCGTTTCCATACCAGCCAATTAGCTGCTTAATATAAAACTCTAACTTTTGGGGGTCACATCAGAAGTTGGGCTTTTTTTTCCTTATTTTACTTGGATCCTCAACAATTATGAGTACCCCCACTTCAATGGAAGCTTAGTGCTCTCCTTTTTAGATTTAGTATATAAGACATGAAAAACGCTGTTGAATGTTATCAACAGCGTTTTCTATAGAGGTTTTTTTATTTTTTTGCAGTGTGTGCAATCCACCCTCCAAAAAGGGTGGTAGAGAAAAATTGGGTGATTCGTTCAAATCCAGTTTGTACTAAAAGTTCTTCGATTTGGTTGGCAGATATAAATGATAGTTCCCGAACGGATTCTTCCATTTCATCGACATCTTCTTGCGTTAAATCGGTTAAATCCTGCCATATCGATTTCCATAATTTCATCCGTTCATCAAATTCTGGGTTGGATTGGTCTCCAAACATCGTAACAAGAGCAAAAGGTGAACCCGGTTTTAATTGTTCTCTCACTGTGCTTAATAAACTGCGTTTTTCTTCTATTGTTTCAACAAAGTGGAGAACAAGTAAGCATGAGGCGGCATCGAATGTATCCGTAAATTCAATTTGTTCAATTG from Neobacillus sp. FSL H8-0543 includes:
- a CDS encoding methyltransferase, whose translation is MDEDLEMNMEMAREYDTGIRRAMPTYDAMFQMVQSFFRANVKDSANVLVIGAGGGNEFVTFGTANPTWSFIGIDPSEDMLEVALQKAKSEGIDDRVSIHTGTIEQIEFTDTFDAASCLLVLHFVETIEEKRSLLSTVREQLKPGSPFALVTMFGDQSNPEFDERMKLWKSIWQDLTDLTQEDVDEMEESVRELSFISANQIEELLVQTGFERITQFFSTTLFGGWIAHTAKK